The following proteins come from a genomic window of Alnus glutinosa chromosome 10, dhAlnGlut1.1, whole genome shotgun sequence:
- the LOC133878925 gene encoding NAC domain-containing protein 41-like: MGANRAMLPLGFRFMPTDEELISHYLVKKVKGEELSWDGIPDCDLYGEKPPWEICGDQEKVYFFTTLKKLSKNRVSRTAGCGVWHENCTVKIYDNRGDIIGARKLFNFNVKEGSTTKNSNWIMHEFSLVGEQQQGTNLVLCSLQKKGSESSSGVKRRFEEESHQRKRVCCNIVECPPPQAIWIPAESNMETIMGCLPSSDPSDFNFDLETIRSIQPPEVGDLPPEGGDLPILPPLEDFWDADWDALFA, encoded by the coding sequence ATGGGTGCGAATCGTGCGATGCTGCCGTTAGGGTTTCGGTTCATGCCCACCGATGAGGAGCTCATAAGCCACTACTTGGTGAAGAAGGTCAAGGGCGAAGAACTTTCCTGGGATGGCATCCCCGATTGTGATCTATACGGTGAAAAGCCACCCTGGGAAATCTGCGGCGATCAGGAGAAGGTTTACTTTTTCACCACGTTGAAGAAACTAAGCAAAAATCGTGTTTCACGAACAGCCGGTTGTGGGGTTTGGCATGAAAATTGTACTGTCAAGATTTATGATAATCGGGGTGATATTATCGGGGCCAGGAAACTATTCAATTTCAATGTAAAAGAGGGCTCGACAACGAAGAACTCAAACTGGATCATGCACGAGTTCTCCCTCGTTGGTGAGCAGCAACAGGGTACCAACTTGGTCCTCTGTAGCCTTCAGAAGAAAGGATCAGAATCATCAAGTGGGGTCAAAAGACGCTTCGAGGAGGAATCTCATCAGAGAAAGAGGGTTTGCTGCAATATTGTTGAATGTCCACCGCCTCAGGCAATATGGATCCCAGCGGAGTCTAATATGGAAACCATCATGGGCTGTCTACCGTCCAGTGATCCCtctgattttaattttgatttggaaACCATCAGGAGCATACAGCCGCCAGAGGTTGGAGATCTGCCGCCAGAGGGTGGAGATCTGCCGATTCTTCCTCCATTGGAAGATTTTTGGGATGCTGACTGGGATGCGTTATTTGCCTAG